A window of the Brassica oleracea var. oleracea cultivar TO1000 chromosome C1, BOL, whole genome shotgun sequence genome harbors these coding sequences:
- the LOC106323529 gene encoding methylsterol monooxygenase 1-2 yields MIPYATIEEASLALGRNLTTLECLWFDYSAAKSDYYLYCHNILFLFLIFSLVPLPLVFVELARSASGWFDRYKIQPKVKNSFSDMFRCYRDVMKMFILVVGPLQLVSYPSIQMIEIRSGLPLPSFGEIAAQLVVYFLVEDYTNYWVHRFFHSKWGYEKIHHIHHEYTAPIGYAAPYAHWAEVLLLGVPTFLGPAIAPGHMITFWLWIALRQIEAIETHSGYDFPWTLTKFIPFYGGAEYHDYHHYVGGQSQSNFASVFTYCDYIYGTDKGYRFQKKLLQQIKQESKKSNMQNGGDKLD; encoded by the exons ATGATCCCTTACGCAACGATCGAAGAGGCCTCTCTGGCGTTAGGCCGAAACCTCACGACACTCGAGTGTCTCTGGTTCGATTACTCCGCCGCGAAGTCAGATTACTACCTATACTGCCACAACATCCTCTTCCTCTTCCTCATCTTCTCCCTCGTCCCCCTCCCTCTCGTCTTCGTCGAATTGGCGCGATCCGCCTCGGGATGGTTCGATCGGTACAAGATTCAGCCCAAGGTCAAGAACTCCTTCTCCGACATGTTCCGCTGCTACAGAGACGTGATGAAGATGTTCATCCTCGTCGTCGGCCCTTTGCAGCTCGTCTCTTATCCTTCAATCCAG ATGATTGAGATTCGGAGTGGGTTGCCGTTACCGTCGTTTGGGGAGATTGCGGCGCAGTTAGTGGTGTACTTCTTGGTGGAGGACTATACGAACTACTGGGTTCATAGATTCTTTCATTCCAAGTGGGGTTACGAGAAGATTCATCATATACATCATGAGTACACTGCTCCTATTGGGTACGCTGCTCCTTATGCGCACTGGGCTGAGGTTTTGCTTCTTGGGGTTCCGACGTTTCTTGGACCTGCTATTGCTCCTGGACACATGATTACCTTCTGGTTGTGGATTGCTTTGCGCCAGATTGAAGCCATTGAGACTCACAGCGG ATATGATTTTCCATGGACACTGACGAAATTCATTCCATTCTATGGTGGAGCTGAGTATCATGATTACCATCATTACGTTGGAGGACAAAGCCAAAGCAACTTTGCTTCAGTTTTCACTTACTGCGATTACATCTATGGAACTGACAAA GGTTACCGATTCCAAAAGAAGCTTCTTCAGCAG ATCAAGCAGGAGTCCAAGAAGAGCAACATGCAGAATGGAGGAGATAAGTTAGATTAG